Proteins from a single region of Abyssalbus ytuae:
- a CDS encoding putative signal transducing protein, with amino-acid sequence MESHYKKIYTGPMVNAKLLENKLKEFDISPIIKDDTESGRLAGFAPPVFGQAQVFVHEDEYSKAHALLDEILDEIED; translated from the coding sequence ATGGAATCACATTATAAAAAAATATATACGGGCCCTATGGTAAATGCAAAATTACTGGAAAACAAGCTTAAAGAATTTGACATTTCTCCGATAATTAAAGACGATACCGAATCGGGCAGACTCGCTGGGTTTGCCCCTCCTGTATTTGGGCAGGCACAGGTATTTGTTCATGAAGATGAGTATAGCAAAGCACATGCTTTACTTGATGAAATATTAGATGAAATTGAAGATTAA
- a CDS encoding sulfite exporter TauE/SafE family protein, whose protein sequence is MFKNLNILFLILALLAEVIGTIGGFGSSVFFVPIANFYFDFQSVLGLTALFHVSSNLSKIALFKKGLDKKLLLYIGLPAVLFVIFGGWISKFFTTYLLEVALGLFLIALSALFLIKKDLIIKPNKREAIIGGTLSGFIAGFLGTGGAIRGLTMAAFNLEKSAFIATSAFIDFFVDISRTVVYFFNGYIHNHDLIYVPFLFIIGFIGTYFGKQILSYISQANFKKISLILILLIGIITLLNSLFKI, encoded by the coding sequence ATGTTTAAAAATCTTAATATCCTCTTTCTTATTTTAGCTTTATTGGCAGAAGTTATTGGAACTATAGGAGGTTTCGGGTCATCAGTTTTTTTTGTACCCATTGCTAATTTTTATTTTGATTTTCAATCTGTACTCGGCCTTACTGCATTGTTCCATGTTTCCAGTAACCTGAGTAAAATCGCACTGTTTAAAAAAGGTCTGGATAAAAAGTTGCTGCTTTATATAGGGCTGCCGGCAGTATTATTCGTAATATTTGGCGGATGGATAAGCAAATTTTTTACAACCTATTTACTCGAAGTCGCATTAGGCCTTTTTTTAATTGCCCTTAGTGCCTTGTTTTTAATTAAAAAAGATTTAATAATTAAACCCAATAAAAGGGAAGCAATTATTGGAGGAACACTTTCCGGGTTTATTGCAGGCTTCTTGGGAACAGGAGGAGCTATAAGAGGATTAACCATGGCTGCTTTTAACCTGGAAAAAAGTGCATTTATAGCCACTTCGGCCTTTATAGATTTTTTTGTAGATATTTCCCGTACTGTTGTTTACTTTTTTAACGGATATATTCATAACCATGATCTTATTTATGTACCGTTTCTTTTTATAATAGGATTTATAGGTACTTATTTCGGGAAACAGATACTTAGTTATATATCGCAGGCAAATTTTAAGAAAATATCCCTGATTCTTATATTGTTAATTGGTATAATTACTTTACTAAACAGTTTATTTAAAATTTAA
- a CDS encoding energy transducer TonB, with translation MELKKNPKVDLNRNSGLYFSFGLCFMLFVTWMLLEMKSYDKDELYVQNIAAVDEYSEEIPITTTLTPPPPPPPPEAPAETIEVVADEVEIEETILSSTETNQDEAIPESVIEVEDVEVGEAVEEDIYVPFAVIEEVPIFPGCEGTPKELMRKCFVDKVQEHIRRNFRYPPDALQDNIQGKVFVQFTIDQKGNITDIKSRAPHILLQESAEDLVASLPKMTPGKQRGQAVKVNYSLPVIFKLVNQ, from the coding sequence ATGGAGCTCAAAAAAAATCCAAAAGTAGATCTTAATAGAAACAGTGGTTTGTATTTTTCATTCGGATTATGCTTCATGTTATTCGTAACATGGATGTTACTCGAGATGAAATCGTACGATAAAGATGAATTGTATGTTCAAAACATCGCAGCTGTTGATGAGTATAGTGAAGAAATTCCTATTACCACAACTCTTACACCTCCACCTCCTCCACCTCCACCAGAGGCACCGGCTGAAACTATTGAAGTAGTTGCAGATGAAGTGGAAATTGAAGAAACTATTTTGAGTAGTACTGAAACTAATCAGGATGAAGCCATACCCGAAAGCGTTATAGAAGTAGAAGATGTAGAGGTGGGTGAGGCAGTAGAAGAAGATATTTATGTTCCTTTTGCAGTAATTGAAGAAGTACCTATTTTTCCGGGCTGTGAAGGAACCCCGAAAGAGTTGATGAGAAAATGTTTTGTAGATAAAGTACAGGAACATATCAGAAGAAATTTCAGGTATCCTCCTGATGCATTACAAGACAATATACAAGGTAAAGTATTTGTGCAGTTTACCATAGATCAGAAAGGTAATATAACTGACATTAAATCCAGGGCACCTCATATTTTGCTACAGGAATCAGCTGAAGATCTTGTTGCTTCCTTGCCTAAAATGACACCCGGCAAACAAAGAGGACAAGCCGTAAAAGTAAATTACAGTCTGCCGGTAATATTTAAATTGGTAAACCAATAA